One stretch of Arachis hypogaea cultivar Tifrunner chromosome 20, arahy.Tifrunner.gnm2.J5K5, whole genome shotgun sequence DNA includes these proteins:
- the LOC112785567 gene encoding uncharacterized protein, translated as MTGLLNKDGIIHKVATDYHPQTNGQPRCPTERSSTYSRRLLSLIEGDWSSRLGDAIWAYRTSYKTPIGMSSFHLDYEKACHLPVEVEHKAYWAVRECNSGLGGAGIERKLQLEELECLRLEAYENSRLYKEKVKAVHDRNIKRREFRAGIKPFFTTPG; from the coding sequence ATGACAGGTTTGCTGAATAAAGATGGCATCATTCACAAGGTGGCGACAgattaccatccccaaacaaatgGCCAACCAAGGTGTCCAACAGAGAGATCAAGCACATACTCGAGAAGATTGTTAAGCCTCATAGAAGGGGACTGGAGCTCTAGGCTTGGAGACGCGATATGGGCTTATCGGACATcttacaagacacccatcggCATGAGTTCGTTCCACCTAGACTACgaaaaggcttgtcaccttccgGTAGAGGTggaacataaagcttactgggctgTGAGGGAATGCAACTCAGGATTGGGAGGAGCTGgaattgaaagaaaattacaattggaGGAATTGGAGTGCCTTCGGCTAGAAGCGTATGAAAACTCAAGGCTCTACAAAGAAAAGGTGAAGGCGGTACATGATAGgaacatcaagagaagagagtttagagCTGGGATCAAGCCCTTCTTTACAACTCCAGGTTGA